Below is a genomic region from Vitis riparia cultivar Riparia Gloire de Montpellier isolate 1030 unplaced genomic scaffold, EGFV_Vit.rip_1.0 scaffold473_pilon_pilon, whole genome shotgun sequence.
GGGGATCACAATCATAAAAGCCAAAGCGGCTAATGCATCGGCAAATTGATTCTCCACCCTGGGCAGATGTATATACCTTAACACATCAAATCCATCCATCAACAGGTCCAAGTAAGCATGGTAGGGTTTTAGCTTCTCATCCCGAGTCCTCCAGATACCTTGAGTTTGCTGTATAACCAAATTGGAATCCCCGTGGATCTCCAACTGTCTAATGCCAAGATCAAGTGCAATCTCCAAACCTGTaatgcaagcctcatactcCACAATATTATTCGTCAACCGGTGATGATCGGAAAATACTAACCGGACTGATCTGGGGATATGAGCACCTTGTGGTGATATTAACAAGATACCAATGCCAAACCTCGACTGATTGGCGGCGCCATCAAAGTACAACTGCCATCCCGTAATACTAGTCATTAAAACGATCTTCTCATcagggaaatcatcatcaaccgATTTGTCATCGGATATcggtaaagaagctagatgatctgTAACAATGCTTCCTTTTACTGACTTCTGTGTGACataatgaatatcaaactctgtcaacAATACCAGCCATCTCATGAGCCTACTAGTCAGAACAGGCCTGTCAAATAGATACCTCAACGGGTCCAATCGCGAGACCAAGAGCACGGAATACTCTATCATGTAATGTCTAAGTCTCctagtggcccaaaccaatgccaagcaaaggcgctcaatcataatgTACTTGCACTCATACtcaagcatcctcttactcaaataatagaTGGCACGCCCCAAATCATCAAGCTAagctaacatgcatcctaaGGCCATGTCCGAAACTGATAAGTACAGAAGCAAAGGACGCCCCGGTGTGGGAGGCACTAAAACCGGAGGAGAAAGGAGACACTCCTTAATCCTCTCAAAAGCGCGCTGACAATCATCACTCCAAACTATAGGCTGATTCTTCCTCAGAAGGCGGAAGATaggctcacaaatgtctgtcagTCTAGCAATGAAACGACTGATGTACTGCAATCTGCCTAGGAATCCCctaatctctttctcagtcctcggggcaggcatgtcaagtatggctctgATTTTCTCTGGATCAATCTTTATACCTCGCTCACTAACAATGTGTCCCAGCAATTTTCCAGAAGCCACCCCAAAGGTGCACTTTTTGGGATTCAATCTCAACCTGAActgtctgatcctctcaaagaaccttTGTAAGGCTGCTAAGTGATCTGTCCTGTCTCGGgacttcactatcatgtcatccacatatacctcGACATTTGTGTGCATCATATCATGGAACAGAGTAGTAGCaactctctgataagtggcttctgcattcttcaacccaaatggcataacctggtagcagtaagtaccccactcagtaatgaAAGAAGTATTTTCCATATCCTCTAGAGCCATCAGAATCTGATTATACCCAGAAAAGCCATCCATGAAGGACAACATCGGATGCCCTGCAGTGCTATCAACCAGCATATCAATGTGTGGGaggggaaaatcatccttagggctgGCCTTATTCAGATCTCGAAAGTCAACACAAACCCTAACCTTGTCGTCCTTTTTgagaacagggacgacattagccaaccactcaggatactcaaccactgaccAGAAGCCAACACTGAGTTGCTTCCGAATTTCTTCCTTAACCTGCAGACTCCATCGAGGGTGTAGTCTCCTCAATTTTTGCTTAACGGGCCTAGCATGTGGTAAAATGGGCAGGTGATGCTGCACTATGGAGGGGtcaaggcccggcatgtcctcatatgaccatgcaaatacatccaagtatgacctgagCAGGTCAATCAACCTACTCCTCTCATCAAGAGATAGGGAAGAGCCAATCCTAATCTCTCTGGGCTGATCTGGTGCCCTAAAATCTATCAACTTCGTGCTACCAGAAATGGGTGTGACTTTCTCGTCCTCTGTGTCAGAATCACACTCTGACTGACCACCCAGCGGGTCATCCATATCTCccacatcatcaacatcatataTATGTATCGTGGGTGTTGGTGGTGCAATCAAAGGAAATTGTTGTGACACAGTCAAGTACTTGAAAATACTCATATCATTATTACCATCAGAAATACCATCAAAGCGGGTGACAAACCCGGACATAGTGTCAGAAGAAAGAGGCGGGTCCACagagtcggacgctccctcaacagAAGTAAAATCAGAAGTAACGACATCAAGGACTGACTCATCATCAAGTACAGAAACTCCAGATATGTCAAAAGCATAATGGGGTCCACATGGGGCTGCATCAAGGATACGACCAATGCCTATAAAATCCATATCATCAGTGTAGGCATCAGGAATAGAGTCATCCCCATCAGTCTCGAGTACAGAAACTCCGAACATATCGAAAGCAGTATAGGGCCCGCGTGGGGCTACATCAAAGATACGACCTATGCCGATCATGTCCATCTCGTCAATGCCATCTCCCAAATCCATAGGTAGGTCATTGTCAGGGACCTTCTCAGGGAAACACATAGAGAACACACTAGCTCGGTCTGGTGATGGGGGCGCAACTATCATGGCACCAAGCGCCTCAATAGTCTCGGTGTCCAAATGCATCTGACCCAGGGCTTGCTGGATGTTCTGAATCTCAACTGTCTCTGGAATGCGAATAGTCCCCTCTGTGCGGGGTGTATGCTCTAAACCCCTGATGAAGTAGTCAGCCAACTGGAAGGTGTATGGGCGAAGGGGATAATCAAATGGAATGCCAGTCATGGCAGCCCTCACTCTATCCCTGCGCAGCCGTGCCATATAACGTGCATCAGCCTCTGTGGGGAtgtaacccaatccatagggtgTGTCGTGATCAACTACGAAAGTAAACTCGTGGGGCCCCTGCTGGCGGCGACCCAATCCCATGCCAGGCAAATAAGACATGCCTCTCATCATGCTGAGCACCAAAGTGCTGCTGTGCTGGTCAAATGACATAGGTACCATATCTCTGCTGCCATCCTCTAAGCTGACAACCTGAACCTCATCGAACATAAACCCGGATAAATGTAAGTCATTCTCACTGTGACTGATATGTAACACTGGCTCAGACGAAGTGATACTATCTCTATCAGACTGTATTGTGATAATGCGCCCATCGtgtatgaacttcaccttctgatgaagggaagatggtATAGCACTAGCCTCATGAATCCATGGGCGACCaagaagcaggttaaaggatgactGAATCCTTAAAACCTGAAATACTATGGAGTAACTAACTGGCCCAATCATGACATGTGTACTGAGTGTACCCATAACTGTCCTCTGAGTCCCATCATAAGCTCTAACAGTCTGTGTAGAAGCCCTAAAATTGGCTGGAGAAAACCCAAGTGCAATAGCAGTAACCAATGGACAGACGTTCAGGGCAGAACCATTGTCCAGCAGAATAGACGGCACCCGATGGCCTGAACAAACAACATCAATGAATAAGGGTCGAACATGATTTGATCCTTCtagtggcaagtcatcatcagaAAACACTATGCATGTAGCTCTATCAGCTGTCAACATGTGAATAAGCCCCTCTGGGGTAGTAGCAGTGTCAACCCTAATCTGGCCAAGGGCATACCCCTAGCTCGGTCGGGTGGGGACAAAATTGTTGGTCATTTGGGTTCTTCACTAGAGTTCATTTCACTCTTGCATTGCTTGCACATCGCACTCACAATTCACTCGTTCATTCactctactgaagaggggcatatttgtagaccctcaattttgtccctcgacactggcatttatcctttgggcgtcacctgcacccatcgttctcatatggcaccactagggccccttttgggtttagtcggtgtccgagcctcgtgtgggcttgtctgtggtccattgtgtgtgtatgtggttcattttggagggtcatcatgaccattttcctagtcattcacatcaccctataggaaggaagtggggtcatcccgatgttttagcttagttgaagtttataggggcatgttgaggtttgGAGCACTCGGACTTGTTTTGATCATGGCTCCCTCATTCAAACTCGGAATtgcacaccattttttttcatggattcctcactcttccaggaacattctatcaaattttcaagattttttgcaaccggttcGACCAGTTGGCATCCAGTTCGACCGGTTGgcatccggttcaaccggttgagccggttcatcgagtcaaccgatgtagaacactgatttttggtaattattttgatcatGGCTCCCTCATTCAAACTCGGAATtgcacaccattttttttcatggattcctcactcttccaggaacattctatcaaattttcaagattttttgcaaccggttTGACTGGTTGGCATCcagttcagccggttcatcgagtcagctggtgtaaaacactgattttggtaattttgggacccaaatcctacatggctcaggcccataAGCTCTAGATCGGTTTTGGGGAATGTTGTGGGCCCATTTTGGGCcctggtttgggttccttgcagcccaccacgaatccatatggattcgtggtggtgaagcaagctgaaaactgaagggagtgagctggcctcgtaagtgcaagagaaataatggggggtgtggttcccatgctgatggaggggatttcggtgctgaaggggaatgaacccaggaggctcaaaggctgagaggggtatgagtataaaaagtgagaggataggagagcaaaggaccttttggcatttttaaCAGAGGGGATATTTTGTTGGTGAGAAAAACAGAGGGTgaggagcatcttctgagtCGAGAGCGTGGAGGAAAGCTACAGCATCTCGGTTTTCTGGAAGTCATCATCAGCGTACATggatcatatttggtggagattctgaggtaagtatgctgaacttttttttttacctacagGTCATCTTCATCGTCTTCGTAtgctttttcctctttctcatcctcttttatttcctttgatgtgaagattgtgttgcttgggtgtggataataaaggccacacatgtttgttgttgattggttatgaatggttgaGGATTATAGTTGAGGATGATTGTTTTCTTCATGTGTTAGAATCACGTTTAGGCTCCAGTTTAATTCATTCATCGTTTTCAAttcagcaccatagttggctgactctgtcagtcatgaggaacacctgaccttgctttgtttggttctcactcatccgggctcggaattgagaactgtttcctttgtttgcttccttattcatttagaaactttctgaccaaatctgggattttttatcaaccggatgaactggttgggaaccggttcaaccggttcagcaccatagttggttgactctgtcagtcatgaggaacacctAACCTTGCTTTGttcggttctcactcatccgggctcggaattgagaaccgtttcttttgtttgcttccttattcatttagaaaatttttgaccaaatttgggattttttatcaaccggttgaaccagttggaaaccggttgaaccggttcagcaccatagttggctgactctgtcagtcatgaggaacacctgaccttgctttgttcggttctcactcatccgggctcggaattgagaaccatttcttttgtttgattccttattcatttaggaacttttGACCAAATATGGGATTTTTTATCAGCCGGctgaactggttgggaaccggttcaaccggttcagcaccatggTTGGTTGACTCTATTTGTCATGAGGAGCACCTGATcgggctttgtttggttctcactcgtCTAGGCTTGGGATTGAGTGCCGTTGCTTTTCTTtgattccttatttatttaggagtcttctaaaaaaattttgggaactttttctcaacaggttgtaccagttgagaactggTTCAACCTATTCTGCAAGAAGACTTTAGGCAGCCctcaattttggaatttttcaagcctgtatccattggggctcaaacccatttgctatggggcacttgtgagccatcttgaaggtttaagtcagtgtgTGATTTCAATTAGTGTGGGCCCATTTTGAGGTTATGGGCGGTGTGGTCTaggtaagtctagtttgatttgtatgacatttgggggaGTCCATTACCTGATTTCAACCAggtttcttcctttttggcacaaaatttgatgcttgattttgaatacatgttacgtggctgactcaccctctgctgcagcacatggctagggaccacaggtatgcatcATTGGTTttagattgttgaatcatatgcatgcatggtgcttgATCCTGAATGATTGTTAtgtgtttatctgtgtttggttgaccttttatgcagcgttgggctggggaccacaggtacgcacccattgttttggttggttgaattcgtatgcatgccaaataccaattaggattgtgtgattcatgacatctatttagcctggggtttcatctttgacccatatgctgccacatacccaattcattagtagagactgagttccgggcctagaggggtgctacctcgcatgaggtaccttcccaatgggtaacctgatccccggacccagaatctagttttcgcagaccgctttttccatactggggtcattaggggtttttgttcttacttaattttccccattttaaaaataaaaataaaaagtaagtggcgactccatacgACACCATTCCTCACCGAgggcgggtttttcaaaactggaaaactcaactttttcattctttcttttcttttaaaagcgagtcgctctctactgactaagttaagGGTAATGCggcaattgattgattaattgcagatacctaagtaagctagGGTGATTTCGAAAAAAATGCATGCTAAACAAGATAAGATCACAATAAAgaagagttagggtgcgtacctgaaccgctTCCTAAGTGCTATTATAAAACATCAATGCTCAGTTTAGATGATATATCACACAACATGCATCTTCATCAAATATGATGAAACAATCGAATAAATATCAAGACAATTAAGTATGACACCAAACAGGGCAATGGCATGCATATTCctgaaattttggaaagtgtGGTGGTAGAAAGCATACTTGGACAGCAAGATGTGCGCTAAAGTGAGAAATAAGGTTAGCTCAATAATAAGTGTGAAATTATCTCACGTATCCATATAGAGGAAGcacaatcaaacaaacaatatcgAGGAAATTttcatgaatgtcgggcccccccgccaaagccctaattaattttgcatgaattgattctatgaattccattatttggaatcatgaagtttattcatgcttgttgaaaatcgagaaaaccatgaaaatagttgaaaataaaagaaaataaggaaaatgcaTGCCTGAAGGAAAGTGGCAGCAAAAGATCAttgaaatctaaattttatgcCTAGAAATCCCTAAGGATGgaatttgaagaaaactaaaattgttttaatgaaaaggattttgaaatccaaatttaaaatgtataagatcacaaaaaagaagaagaagaatcatTGTACCTTTGGCtattaatttggatgttctaggttaagacctatagtaatttgggctcattttaattgacgaaatttatgggactaatttgaaattggaatttgggtttgaatatttgtttgggattttatacatctctggatatttacatttgtgttattcttgtttttgcatggacccactctgcaatcttgttggctgagtacgaattgatgacacgtggaacttgttgtaagtttatttgggtacatattttatttctcactatttggttttatttttattagtttgtataaatattcgttcgcatatatttattgagtgtgtacagaattgaacatcgaacaaactaaaaattttgtttaaatgagaggaagaagtcagtaaatgtgttttaataaaacaacaattttaaaatattatttttaataaaagaaagtttttattttattttattttattttttatttataaaaattaaaaaaaatgcatttagaaaaatccaaaagaaatgtttttaatggaatttgaaaatttgtttttaaataatatttgtccaaaaatttctttgtttaacaaaaattttccaaatattgttttgtaaataaagttgtcccaaaaattaatttttaataaaatcgtccaaaacaaatgtttttttttaaataaattctttttacttaattaaaattggattaaaattcatttttagaaatagatgatttatttatttttattatttattattatttttatttttacttttatttttatttttttccttttaattaaaaattcttttgtaaataaagttacgtcattttaaataatttataaaaatcactcttttaaatgaaaattaatctaaatacttttgtaaaaattcattattttctagtaaaagcaagtaaaaaataatttttgtgtccaaattgaaattttgtaatgaattcttttgatacaataagtgtaaatagttttttttaaaaaaaattgtatacaaTTAAAAtcgagaaaataaattgtttctttttataagtaaataaatggaaatcattaattcaaaatcatttttaataaaaccccatgaaatttctttaaaacttttttttaatatcttttgtttatttaattcaataaatcattttgaataattctcttattatttattttgtgtatttttgtaattagatttcatcattgtctttgtgcatattaattctcaccatgacttgtatattgattatttttcttggtatccataattaattagttaattgccacaatttcctcaattcgtttagtagaggttgTAGGTATgtgggcttagaggggtgctacggctcaccaccgtaccttcccaataagtaacttgacccccggacctagacttgatttttcacagacccgttttttttctttcaggagtcacacttagggttttctttcttatttggttttttcctaaaaaaaataaaaaataaaaaaaaataaaacaaaaataagtggcgactccaagtttttttctaaaaatcaaattttcatcaaataaaataaaaagcgagtttcaccaacgagtgggaacgcatcgagcaaaatgcagggtccacaaaatggcgactctgctggggatttttagagggtcaaacttgaactcggGTTGAGGggaatgtggcgtttgattggtTGATTAATGGATACCCCTCTCTATGTGTCTTGGTATGATTGGTTGTTGATTACACGTTGAGAGCTTTGATATGTTTGTTTGTAATATATGTTTGGCTGTTATGTTCATTTGTGatgttgacatgttgattacatCGGTTGATTCTCTTACCTACTTTAGCATAGTGATTCTTCttgttgtatgattatcttgCTTTCCTGGACatgtatattctcatttttgtatatctcattcatcttggcatgattgattctatttgttgtatattatcttgtttatcTCAACATATTGTCTATTCATGTTATATTCCTACATTGCTTATCATATTCTTgcctagcttgtgtgtagatatgaGTTATATACCTGTTATTTGCATGACTGCTTTGGTGCGTGACTGCTATTCTTTTATGTGATGCATGTATTGTTTGTCTGTGTGGGacacacatctatccccttacctccaactccCTGGTCTCGGTCGATCTTGTTTTCCTTGATCTCATATTATGATATGAGATTTGTTGCTTTGTTTTCTCTTCAACCGAGCTAgcgattaggagtagggtctagcgatgggctatatcgatgtttgggagcattctggaagAGGCCGAcacattgatgttgattggagtctgatctttgaagacttgtatagcctagagctaggtttcatggatatttgtgtgatcagtgtgtttctttttctactttagcttcataggatttttagatgcacccacaccactcactgcGCACTCCAGCTAGCCATTAAGTGTTGAGAGTTGCTAGAGCTTTCACTGTAGGAAACCCCTTAGGATgccgaggtagtgcatgtgtggaggtgatgaccaccatGCATGGAAACACCCCGTCTCTTCGAAggtgtgcagagggttgcgtatcgctagagggtatgatcgcttctgctaggaatcttttaaagtccacccatatccatttagagccaccttgaccttgtaggttgagccgtagatccttcgattaggactccctccctacgcttgggtgcatctgagggccttcaaagcctctttgATCATAGTCGGGATTCAGTATTCCCTCTTTTAGTCTCTAGTGAGAGTGCACTAAGATCAGTACGAGTTTGGGTACGGTCAGACGGTCCATCTTCGTTTTTGATGCCTTGCTCATTCCAGTTTAGACTAACATCTCTTCTATGTTTTCCCTGTGCATACCATATCTCGTGCTTCATGCTTTTCAGGATTGGTTCTTCATTCTCAGTGTGGATTTACCATCTTGGGTCAAAGTAGAGGGGAGCTTAGTTTGCTTTTTCCAAGATATCAGACATGGATCAACAGGTTGTCACAGTTGATAGTTCACGACCGCCATGGCTTCTATTTAGGAGGCCTTGGCTAGTCTCAAATAGGAGATAGACAGTCAGCAGAGTAGATAGCTTGTAGTTCAGGATGAGACGCCTTATGATTCATTGCCACCTTATCTATTCCATGGTTATTCTGAGGTTGCCTCACCTGCAGTAGTACATACCACAGTCCTTGAGGATACGCATGCATGGATCGCACTAAGCAACGTATCAGGTAGTTGAGGGTATCTGACAGTTCATCAGCTTGGGATGATCTTGATAGTATACCAATGGCCAGTCTatcggccaagttcaggatgcttGACATTGAGAGACACACGGGTGTTGGTTGTCTATGTATTCATCTTTGACTCTACAGTACTGTGATGAGGGCCCATGGGTTAGATGAGTCACGAATGATCACCATGTTTTCTTTATCTCTAAGTGGTGCAACCCAGCATTAGTTCGCATCTTTGGAGTCCTCGCAACGTAGGACATGGGATGACCTAGCTTAGGAGTTTCTGTGACAGTTTTCATTTAGTACTGTCGTAGATGTGTCGAGGAGAGAGCTTGAGGGTTTTAGACAGAGATCAGATGAGTCCATTTCTTTCTTCATCTCCCGCTGGTGGGGGAAGATAGCAGAGATTGTTGATTGACCATTATAGagaggtgacttagtcttgaggTTCATCAGAAGATTGattagagatcctagagggaagttcagacccaactggagcagactttatttcatcagggagttgaccccagagggcgctacatggttgatggatctagatggaaacTGATTCTTAGAGCtgaccaatgtggatcagctaaagaggtactatgtttgagaccatggtcgtaggatgggtggccatcatttcagttAACCATATACCCTTTCACCCTTTTGATACAtagaccattgctagcccattgagcctcacatgtgcattatagcctttctttcttatcgccttacACACATTTCtacaccgggataggggccctttagtgcatgcatgcattgtttgggagtctcATGAGTCTTGGACCTACAGGTGCATCTTTCTCTCATCATTTTTTCCCACCATCACATTACTGCATTCCATCATATCTCAGTGGTTGTCcttcatcttttcttctttgttctaTCTACTGCTTGTTTTgtttcatattctctccaccttgagtggtgatcctcctcagttcattacatggaggatagtcacatcattttcGCTATCTATTCTATGGACACTGGTTCAGAGattcttagtttgagaaggtcatcttgtcaaaTAGAGTTTTTGTTACCTTAGTTTTGAGAGTGTGTCTATCCatcattgatatcatctttgagCCTTATTTTGTTCATGTTTAGGGTGTGtacatttgtatatatgtaaaaataataataataataataaaaaaaattaaaaagataaaaaaagaaaatgaatgaaaaaaaattaaaaaaaaaatgaatgaaaaaaaaaaaacgcatgtGTGTATTACTTTTTATCATTGAGtgtgtatattgatgtttgagggTCACTTGATTGAGTATGTTTGTTGatgagagttcgtatgtgagctttccgAGGCCCTCCAtgctttgtattcatttttatagTATATTTCaagagtgagatgagtgaccttaTCCTAGGAGCTCTGGATCATTGTCTCTTCCATCATTACGTTCattgttgatgtgacttcacttcatgtttgatttgagttgatcacTACTCCTATTTGTGTTATTTGTTCCATCATCATCCTTGTTTTCGCTTCTAattcatcattttcacttcacgtcttattcttttcttacagCAACCTATCTCGGGTTTGATACTCtcttcgcatcatcattacacatatcactatcagatcattttgcttcatttgtcttcttatcgacatcatattcatgttaggcatcctcaggtccatggctcacaagatttactatacatgttgcatttcatatacgagggcataagttttttttatcattgggtatttgagcctagttttccttcatttctatcaccctatgaCCTTGGCCTACATTACGTcctgtgtcttaagaccaccctgaggccatgggatcagatgtcatCTTCgtcagcctctacttggacaggtgtttgagatctggttgatatttagatatcgtcatgcttcttcttctgggagtcgtCTCTTTGATGTTTAGATCTGATTCAGCTATGTTTGGATTACCGAGATCATGCGCTTgacgatggatgatttgatgtcacTTGATTTTTCTGATTTATCACATATTcgatgtcatactggggcacATTCCGTTTTGGGCGAGATCTATAGATCTTCAGggagttgcatgcttatccCTACTTGCGAGATGTACGTTGAGATGATTGATTGGTTTGCTATTTTATGATGATCCCTTAGTGGAGCCTCTGTGGAGCCATTCAGTCAGGCCCACATTTCTCGGCATTTGGTTGCCGCCATGCTTCTTATCGTGG
It encodes:
- the LOC117909936 gene encoding uncharacterized protein LOC117909936; translation: MLEYECKYIMIERLCLALVWATRRLRHYMIEYSVLLVSRLDPLRYLFDRPVLTSRLMRWLVLLTEFDIHYVTQKSVKGSIVTDHLASLPISDDKSVDDDFPDEKIVLMTSITGWQLYFDGAANQSRFGIGILLISPQGAHIPRSVRLVFSDHHRLTNNIVEYEACITGLEIALDLGIRQLEIHGDSNLVIQQTQGIWRTRDEKLKPYHAYLDLLMDGFDVLRYIHLPRVENQFADALAALAFMIVIPTGVIVRPLLIETRSAPAYYCLIGEIEDQIELPWRSPDGLLLLCLDRTSTDRVMREVHVGVCGPHMGGHMLARKIMRAGYFWLTMETDCCQFVQRCQECQMHGDLIHVPPSELHALTSPWPFSVWGVDIIGKISPKSSNGHEYILVAIDYFTKWVEAASYARLTAARVAKFIRSHIIC